The Lycium ferocissimum isolate CSIRO_LF1 chromosome 1, AGI_CSIRO_Lferr_CH_V1, whole genome shotgun sequence genome includes a region encoding these proteins:
- the LOC132048709 gene encoding protease Do-like 2, chloroplastic, translated as MAIAAATCCFFSAGTSLYSLTSTPSSLFIPKALHQNNNVLKNSSSFPQKPKKAVGKQNFLWRSKDERHLANKDGRSNNNETGQSKSAAFKPPGLQRKGAGKGAPVESKEPQVGTGIIEDATFLNAVVKVFCTHTAPDYSLPWQKQRQFASTGSAFMIGDGKLLTNAHCVEYGTQVKVKRRGDDTKYVAKVLAKGVECDIALLSVESEDFWKGAEPLRFGHLPRLQDAVTVVGYPLGGDTISVTKGVVSRVEVTSYAHGSSELLGIQIDAAINPGNSGGPAFNDDGECIGVAFQVYRSDDVENIGYVIPTTVVSHFLEDYERNGKYSGFPCLGVLLQKLENPALRTCLRVPSNEGVLVRKIEPTSDVSNVLKEGDVVVSFDGVRVGSEGTVPFRSSERIAFRYLISQKFTGDVAELGIIRAGEFLKVQAILKPRVHLVPYHIDGGQPSYLIVAGLVFTPLSEPLIEGECEDTIGLKLLTKARYSFAKFEGEQIVVLSQVLANEVNIGYEDLSNEQILKVNGTRIRNIHHLAHLVDSCKDKYLVLEFEDNFLVVLEREAASSASSSILKDYGIPAERSSDLLEPYIDSIEPDEATDQHEFGDSPVSNSEFGYDGLLWA; from the exons ATGGCAATTGCAGCTGCAACCTGCTGCTTTTTCTCTGCCGGCACTTCACTCTACTCTCTAACATCTACTCcgtcttctttatttattcctAAAGCTCTACATCAAAACAACAACGTTCTCAAGAATTCATCTTCTTTTCCTCAAAAGCCAAAG AAAGCAGTTGGTAAACAGAACTTCCTATGGAGATCAAAAGACGAAAGACATTTAGCAAATAAAGATGGCAGAAGCAATAATAATGAAACGGGACAATCTAAATCAGCTGCATTTAAACCACCTGGTTTGCAGAGGAAAGGAGCAGGGAAGGGAGCTCCAGTTGAGTCAAAGGAGCCGCAG GTAGGAACTGGTATCATTGAAGATGCAACTTTTCTTAATGCAGTTGTGAAG GTTTTCTGTACACACACTGCTCCAGATTATTCCCTTCCGTGGCAGAAACAAAGACAATTTGCAAGTACTGGAAG TGCTTTCATGATTGGTGATGGGAAACTCCTGACAAATGCACATTGTGTTGAATATGGTACCCAG GTTAAAGTGAAGAGAAGGGGAGATGACACTAAATATGTTGCCAAG GTTCTAGCTAAAGGAGTGGAGTGTGACATAGCCTTGCTATCTGTGGAAAGCGAGGATTTCTGGAAAGGAGCTGAGCCCCTCCGCTTTGGACACTTGCCTCGTCTGCAG GATGCTGTAACTGTTGTAGGTTATCCACTTGGAGGAGATACCATTTCTGTGACCAAAGGGGTGGTATCAAGAGTAGAG GTCACATCATATGCTCATGGATCATCCGAGCTTCTGGGCATTCAAATAGACGCAGCAATAAATCCTG GTAATAGTGGCGGCCCTGCATTCAATGATGATGGAGAGTGCATAGGGGTGGCATTTCAG GTTTACAGGTCAGATGACGTCGAAAATATTGGTTATGTTATCCCAACTACGGTAGTGTCTCATTTTCTGGAAGACTATGAAAGGAACGGGAAATACAGTG GTTTTCCTTGCCTTGGGGTATTGTTGCAAAAATTGGAAAATCCAGCACTACGTACCTGCTTGAGAGTTCCTTCGAACGAG GGCGTACTCGTACGGAAAATCGAGCCTACTTCCGATGTTAGCAATGTCTTGAAAGAG GGAGACGTGGTTGTTAGCTTTGATGGTGTTCGTGTCGGGAGTGAAGGGACAGTGCCATTTCGATCAAGTGAACGCATTGCATTTCGCTATCTCATCAGTCAAAA GTTCACTGGTGATGTAGCTGAGCTTGGTATTATTAGAGCTGGGGAATTCCTGAAAGTTCAAGCAATTTTGAAGCCGCGTGTGCATTTG GTTCCTTATCACATAGATGGTGGTCAACCTTCATACTTAATAGTTGCCGGCTTGGTGTTTACACCACTATCCGAACCCTTAATAGA GGGAGAATGTGAAGATACCATAGGG CTAAAACTATTGACAAAGGCTCGATACTCTTTTGCAAAGTTTGAAGGAGAACAGATTGTTGTACTATCACAG GTCTTGGCGAATGAAGTGAATATTGGGTACGAGGATTTAAGCAATGAGCAG ATCTTGAAGGTGAATGGAACTCGAATTAGGAACATTCACCATTTGGCTCATCTAGTGGATT CTTGCAAGGATAAATATCTAGTGCTCGAATTTGAAGACAACTTTCTGGTTGTTTTAGAAAGAGAGGCAGCCTCGTCTGCATCATCTAGCATTCTTAAAGACTATGGCATTCCAGCTGAAAGATCGTCTGATCTCTTGGAACCATATATTGATTCCATCGAACCAGATGAAGCAACCGATCAACATGAGTTTGGTGATAGTCCAGTTTCTAATTCAGAATTCGGCTACGATGGGCTTCTTTGGGCTTGA